A part of Aspergillus flavus chromosome 1, complete sequence genomic DNA contains:
- a CDS encoding uncharacterized protein (of unknown function-domain containing protein), with amino-acid sequence MPATVNYRVVEPHPSVSRPALHTARGGAGNIISLKNTKTTPSQTATGPPSLTRLDSHVPPVYKSGRGGAGNVHSSSERAIFSFDEELERDLRRAAPVYHVGRGGAGNMVYSDNGSTLSRKFSASSNATSSSTGSTSSTREKALRGLEKGWGKLRGMA; translated from the coding sequence ATGCCAGCAACCGTGAATTACCGGGTCGTTGAGCCCCATCCTTCCGTTTCGCGCCCAGCTCTTCATACAGCTCGCGGCGGCGCAGGCAACATCATCAGCCTGAAGAACACCAAGACCACCCCTTCACAGACGGCCACCGGTCCCCCATCCTTGACACGTCTGGACTCTCACGTCCCTCCCGTCTACAAGTCCGGCCGTGGCGGTGCTGGAAACGTCCACAGCAGCAGTGAGCGCGCCATCTTCAGCTTCGACGAGGAACTCGAACGGGACCTTCGTCGCGCCGCTCCAGTCTACCACGTCGGCCGCGGTGGTGCCGGAAATATGGTCTACAGCGACAATGGAAGCACCCTGAGCCGCAAGTTCTCCGCCAGTAGCAATGCCACGTCGAGTAGCACGGGGTCGACCAGCTCTACTCGGGAGAAGGCCCTGCGCGGCTTAGAGAAGGGCTGGGGCAAGTTGAGAGGAATGGCATAG
- the arpA gene encoding actin family — MAEATLHNAPIVIDNGSGTIRAGFAGEEVPSCFFPSFVGRPKHPRVMAGGLEGDVFIGSRAQELRGLLKIRYPLEHGIVTDWDDMEKIWHYVYENELKTLPEEHPVLLTEPPLNPRKNRDTAAQIMFETFNVPALYTSIQAVLSLYASGRTTGVVLDSGDGVSHAVPVYEGFAIPNSIRRIDVAGRDVTEQLQLLLRKNGHVLYTSAEKEVVRKIKEEVCYVSLDPKREEKEWMNSYHKSETKAVDYRLPDGHKIKIGQERYRAPEILFDPELIGLEYPGVHQIVQDAITRTDLDLRKDLYLNIVLSGGSTLCKNFPDRLMREIKRLAVEDMKIRISAPAERKYTTWIGGGILAGLSTFRKMWVSADEWHEDPEIIHRKFA; from the exons ATGGCCGAGGCCACCCTTCATAACGCCCCCATTGTCATCGACAATGGCAGCGGGACAATCCGCGCCGGTTTCGCAGGAGAGGAAGTCCCCTCATGTTTCTTCCCGTCGTTCGTCGGTCGGCCAAAACACCCGCGGGTGATGGCCGGCGGTCTAGAAGGAGATGTCTTCATCGGATCGCGAGCACAGGAGCTGCGCGGCCTGTTGAAGATCCGGTACCCGCTGGAACACGGCATCGTAACGGACTGGGACGACATGGAGAAAATCTGGCACTACGTCTACGAGAACGAGTTGAAAACGCTGCCCGAAGAGCACCCCGTCCTCCTGACTGAGCCGCCGCTCAATCCCCGCAAGAACCGCGATACAGCGGCCCAAATTATGTTCGAGACGTTCAATGTGCCGGCTCTCTATACGTCGATTCAGGCCGTGCTGTCGCTGTACGCGTCCGGCCGGACGACCGGTGTGGTCTTGGATTCAGGGGATGGTGTCTCCCATGCGGTGCCGGTGTATGAAGGTTTTGCGATCCCGAACAGTATACGGCGGATTGATGTCGCGGGGCGAGATGTTACGGAACAGTTGCAGTTGTTGCTCCGCAAGAATGGACATGTACTGTATACAAGTGCTGAGAAGGAGGTTGTCCGGAAGATCAAGGAGGAGGTGTGCTATGTTTCGTTGGATCCGAAgcgtgaagagaaggagtGGATGAACAGTTATCATAAATCGGAGACTAAGGCCGTGGACTACAGGTTGCCTGATGGCCATAAGATCAAG ATTGGTCAAGAACGCTACCGTGCTCCCGAGATCCTTTTCGACCCCGAGCTGATCGGCCTGGAGTATCCTGGTGTTCATCAGATCGTTCAGGATGCAATTACCCGCACAGACCTGGACCTGCGCAAAGATCTATATCTCAACATTGTCCTGTCGGGAGGCTCGACGCTATGCAAGAACTTCCCAGACCGACTGATGCGCGAGATCAAGCGATTGGCTGTTGAAGACATGAAGATCCGTATCTCTGCACCGGCCGAGCGGAAATACACGACCTGGATCGGAGGAGGAATCTTGGCTGGTTTGAGCACGTTCCGCAAG ATGTGGGTTAGCGCAGACGAATGGCACGAAGATCCGGAGATCATCCATCGGAAATTCGCCTAA
- a CDS encoding family 28 putative glycosyltransferase (unnamed protein product), translating into MAPQDHDRPMKLCFVTVGATASFHLLLQAILDDKFLAALHEANYTHLLVQYGKDSQALFEELLSKYPPGSPSRHGIEIDGFDFNHAGLDREMRLAQARPDEGRNGGLVISHAGSGSILGALRLGVPLVVVPNTTLKDNHQVELARELQKQGYVIASGHQEVSVAVERAEALRARMLAWPPVNGANQKRHRTLEQVMSDELGFLD; encoded by the exons ATGGCACCGCAGGACCATGACCGCCCTATGAAGCTATGCTTCGTCACAGTGGGAGCTACGGCTTCTTTTCATTTACTTCTGCAGGCCATATTGGATGACAAATTTTTAGCTGCCTTGCATGAAGCAAACTATACGCATCTCCTAGTTCAATACGGGAAGGACAGTCAGGCTCTCTTTGAAGAGCTTCTCAGCAAATATCCCCCTGGGAGCCCGAGTCGGCACGGTATTGAGATCGACGGGTTCGATTTCAATCATGCAGGTCTAGACAGGGAGATGAGGCTTGCTCAAGCAAGACCTGACGAAGGTCGAAATGGGGGGTTAGTTATCAGTCATGCAG GATCGGGCAGTATCCTGGGCGCACTACGATTAGGGGTGCCACTTGTAGTTGTTCCCAATACGACCTTGAAGGACAACCATCAGGTAGAACTGGCCCGTGAGTTGCAGAAGCAAGGATATGTCATTGCTAGCGGACATCA GGAGGTGTCTGTTGCTGTAGAGCGCGCAGAGGCACTACGGGCTCGCATGCTGGCTTGGCCGCCTGTCAATGGAGCAAATCAGAAACGTCATCGCACGCTGGAGCAAGTGATGTCGGATGAATTGGGCTTCTTGGATTAA
- a CDS encoding mitochondrial 37S ribosomal protein mS35, translating into MASAARYLGRSALSMARRGPIAIPYRSFSATTPSFVSEDPPVPPAPREPRPEELPSMAEYSPDLLSKEERSMYDMLAPEEREQFDAENRRMVEEFNDPQKRAAAFAELEKSVNQIDKEYPMRFDDVREKRVGFWGDEEDDEFALVEDADEEFNDDDITSMAHAELEVHREIREYARIAAWDMPFLSHLAKPFTLPPQSHILRFRYTTYMGESHPAENKVVVELSSQDLTPKHLSEAQRQTFLKLVGPRYNPDTDIVRMSCEKFTTRAQNKRYLADTVNSLIKEAKEGDAFADIPLDLRHHKPKTKLQFPDSWKLTPERKKQIEARRAERLRLEKERAGIIDGKAVIADAARVLPALNPALRAKATEERERVAVRVTGKAQKKRLR; encoded by the exons ATGGCCTCAGCAGCAAGATACCTGGGCCGGTCGGCCTTGTCCATGGCCCGGAGAGGCCCAATTGCGATCCCATACCGCTCATTCTCCGCCACTACGCCCAGTTTCGTGTCAGAAGATCCACCAGTGCCGCCTGCTCCCCGAGAACCCCGTCCGGAGGAACTGCCTTCTATGGCGGAGTACTCCCCCGATCTACTTTCCAAGGAGGAACGGTCAATGTATGACATGCTGGCTCCCGAAGAACGGGAGCAATTCGACGCCGAGAACCGCCGGATGGTGGAGGAGTTCAATGACCCGCAGAAGCGAGCGGCCGCGTTCGCGGAGCTCGAGAAGAGCGTGAACCAGATCGATAAGGAATATCCCATGCGGTTTGACGATGTGCGGGAGAAGCGAGTTGGATTCTGGggtgacgaggaagacgatgaattCGCCCTAGTCGAGGACGCTGACGAGGAGTTCAACGACGACGATATCACGTCGATGGCCCATGCGGAACTCGAGGTACACCGCGAGATCAGAGAATACGCTAGAATTGCCGCTTGGGATATGCCATTTCTGAGCC ATCTTGCCAAGCCGTTCACCCTCCCTCCCCAGTCTCACATTCTCCGCTTCCGCTACACCACATACATGGGCGAGTCGCACCCCGCCGAGAACAAGGTCGTCGTCGAGCTGAGCTCCCAGGATTTGACCCCTAAGCATCTCTCCGAGGCACAGCGCCAGACGTTCCTTAAACTCGTCGGACCGCGGTACAACCCCGACACCGACATTGTACGGATGTCCTGCGAGAAGTTTACCACTCGTGCTCAGAATAAGCGTTACCTGGCCGATACCGTAAACTCACTGATCAAGGAGGCgaaggaaggagatgcaTTCGCCGACATTCCCCTTGATCTCCGTCACCACAAGCCGAAGACCAAGCTCCAATTCCCCGACTCCTGGAAGTTGACCCCGGAGCGCAAGAAACAGATCGAAGCTCGCCGTGCTGAGAGACTACgcctggagaaggaaagagcGGGCATCATTGATGGCAAGGCGGTCATCGCCGACGCGGCCCGGGTCTTGCCAGCATTGAACCCTGCCTTGAGGGCCAAGGCAACTGAAGAGCGAGAGAGGGTTGCTGTTCGGGTCACTGGTAAagcacagaagaagagactaCGCTGA